The proteins below come from a single Atribacterota bacterium genomic window:
- a CDS encoding energy-coupling factor transporter ATPase, translated as MIIFDNVSYLYHNNKDNNLFSLKNINIDIHNGDFIAVIGANGSGKSTFAKHINGLLLPQEGDVIVNNMNTKDTDKIWEIRKKVGMVFQNPDNQLVATTIEDDIAFGLENVGIDESEMKERVEWALDLVGMLEMRNCEPHLLSGGQKQKVVIAGALAMHTSYLVLDEPTSMLDPKGRREILDTIKKLNRDEKITIIYITHFMSEAAEFNKIIVLKRGEIALTGTPQKIFLQSDEQLKQLNLELPPTTMLARMLSQKGIKIPPNILNKEEMVEKLCLLI; from the coding sequence TTGATAATATTTGATAACGTTTCATACCTTTACCATAATAATAAAGACAATAATTTATTTTCCTTGAAAAATATTAATATTGATATTCATAACGGGGATTTTATAGCTGTAATTGGTGCCAATGGCTCTGGGAAATCAACATTTGCAAAACATATTAATGGGTTGTTATTACCACAGGAAGGTGATGTTATTGTGAATAATATGAATACTAAAGATACAGATAAAATCTGGGAGATAAGAAAAAAGGTAGGAATGGTTTTTCAAAACCCTGACAATCAACTTGTTGCCACAACAATTGAGGACGATATTGCTTTTGGATTAGAAAATGTAGGAATAGATGAGTCGGAAATGAAAGAAAGGGTAGAATGGGCTTTGGATCTTGTTGGTATGCTTGAAATGAGAAACTGTGAACCTCATTTATTATCAGGCGGTCAAAAACAAAAAGTTGTTATTGCAGGAGCATTAGCTATGCATACATCATATTTAGTATTAGATGAACCAACTTCTATGTTAGACCCAAAAGGAAGAAGGGAAATACTTGATACTATAAAGAAATTAAATAGAGATGAAAAAATTACGATTATATATATCACTCATTTCATGTCAGAGGCAGCAGAATTTAATAAAATAATTGTGCTTAAAAGAGGTGAAATTGCATTAACAGGTACACCTCAAAAAATTTTTTTACAATCGGATGAACAGTTAAAGCAGTTAAATTTAGAATTACCTCCAACAACCATGCTTGCAAGAATGTTAAGCCAAAAAGGTATAAAGATTCCTCCAAATATTTTAAATAAAGAAGAAATGGTAGAAAAATTATGCTTATTAATCTAA
- a CDS encoding DNA-directed RNA polymerase subunit alpha, with amino-acid sequence MLDINNIKIKIENLTDSYGRFIIEPLDKGYGTTLGNSLRRVLLSSLTGASATAVRFEGVVHEFSTIPGVKEDVNEILLNTKAIVFKMYGSNSEVLRLKASGKGIVKAGDITPNINVEILNPNSTIATLSDDGKLDMEIIVEEGTGYITAPENKKKDQAINYITIDSMFSPVIKVAYNIEKTSSDQFMNYEKLVMDIYTNKSILPDEALSKASNILIKYLKLFTKFSPDEMESITDQIAEEENENNEQKKLLEKSIEELDFSVRSYNCLKKSNINSFGDIISKTEEEIMGIKNLGKKSFEEIKDKVKEFGLSLKDTEIQRSESDET; translated from the coding sequence TTGTTAGATATAAATAATATTAAAATAAAAATAGAAAATTTAACAGATAGTTATGGGCGTTTTATAATTGAGCCATTGGATAAAGGCTATGGTACAACTTTAGGTAATTCCTTAAGAAGAGTGTTATTATCTTCTTTAACTGGTGCAAGTGCAACTGCAGTAAGGTTTGAAGGAGTTGTTCATGAATTTTCTACAATACCCGGTGTAAAGGAAGATGTTAATGAAATTCTTCTAAACACAAAAGCCATTGTTTTTAAAATGTATGGTAGTAATTCTGAAGTATTAAGACTAAAAGCAAGTGGAAAAGGTATTGTAAAAGCAGGAGATATAACTCCGAACATAAATGTGGAGATCTTAAATCCAAATAGCACGATAGCCACTTTGAGCGATGATGGTAAATTGGATATGGAGATAATCGTTGAAGAAGGCACTGGATATATTACTGCGCCAGAAAATAAAAAGAAAGACCAGGCTATTAATTATATAACTATTGATTCAATGTTTTCACCTGTTATTAAGGTAGCATATAATATTGAAAAAACAAGTTCTGACCAGTTTATGAATTATGAAAAACTTGTTATGGATATATATACAAATAAAAGTATATTGCCAGACGAAGCGCTAAGCAAAGCTTCAAATATTCTTATTAAATATTTAAAGTTGTTTACAAAATTTTCTCCTGATGAAATGGAGTCTATAACTGATCAAATTGCAGAGGAAGAGAATGAAAATAATGAACAGAAAAAATTATTAGAAAAAAGCATAGAGGAACTTGATTTTTCAGTAAGATCATACAATTGTTTAAAGAAGTCTAATATTAATTCTTTCGGTGATATTATCAGTAAAACAGAAGAAGAAATAATGGGAATAAAAAATTTAGGTAAAAAGTCTTTTGAAGAAATCAAGGATAAAGTAAAAGAATTCGGCCTTTCTTTGAAAGATACTGAGATACAAAGGAGTGAGTCTGATGAGACATAG
- the rplQ gene encoding 50S ribosomal protein L17, with protein sequence MRHRNLKRKLNVDTSHRRALLSNLSISMIINRKINTTFPKAKELQKYLEKIVTVAKEDNLQSRRKVFKSIQNKHAIKLLFEEISPQYKERNGGYTRIIKAGFRKGDAAPMAVIEFVK encoded by the coding sequence ATGAGACATAGAAACTTAAAAAGAAAGTTAAATGTGGATACCAGCCATAGAAGGGCATTATTATCTAATTTGTCCATATCTATGATTATAAATCGAAAAATTAATACAACATTTCCTAAAGCAAAAGAATTGCAAAAATACTTAGAAAAAATAGTTACTGTAGCAAAAGAAGATAATCTACAATCAAGAAGGAAAGTATTCAAATCTATACAGAACAAACATGCTATCAAACTCCTTTTTGAAGAGATTAGTCCTCAGTACAAAGAAAGAAACGGGGGCTATACAAGAATTATTAAAGCCGGTTTTCGAAAAGGTGATGCAGCCCCGATGGCAGTTATAGAATTTGTTAAATAA
- a CDS encoding adenylate kinase, translating to MIIVLLGPPGAGKGTIAHEIKKENDIPIISTGDILRNAIKNETDLGKKAQSYMNSGKLVPDNLIMKIIEDRIIKSDCQSGFMFDGFPRTIQQAIDLDLLMKSLSIKIDQVFYFETSKKTILERLSSRRVCTKCGAIYNLNYDPPQVEGTCDICGGKLIQRDDDKEETILQRLEVFNNETLPLVDYYQKRHLLTRVNSNIELEERLKVVKDTLSNLGISRKK from the coding sequence ATGATAATTGTATTATTAGGTCCTCCTGGAGCAGGTAAGGGAACCATTGCCCATGAAATAAAAAAGGAGAATGATATCCCAATTATTTCTACAGGAGATATTTTAAGGAATGCCATAAAAAATGAAACTGATTTAGGTAAGAAAGCACAATCTTATATGAACTCAGGCAAATTAGTTCCTGATAATTTGATTATGAAAATAATCGAGGACAGAATAATAAAAAGTGATTGCCAGTCCGGATTTATGTTTGATGGTTTTCCAAGAACTATACAGCAGGCTATTGATTTGGATTTATTAATGAAAAGTTTATCCATTAAAATTGATCAGGTGTTTTATTTTGAGACTTCAAAAAAAACAATATTAGAAAGGTTATCATCCAGAAGGGTTTGTACTAAATGTGGTGCCATTTATAATCTTAATTATGATCCTCCGCAAGTAGAAGGAACATGTGATATTTGCGGTGGAAAGCTTATTCAAAGAGATGATGACAAGGAAGAAACAATTTTACAGCGACTCGAAGTATTTAATAATGAAACATTGCCACTTGTGGATTACTATCAAAAGAGACATCTATTAACAAGGGTTAATTCGAATATTGAACTTGAAGAGAGGTTAAAAGTAGTAAAGGACACTCTAAGTAATCTTGGAATTAGCAGAAAGAAATAA
- the rpsD gene encoding 30S ribosomal protein S4, which translates to MARYTGPVCRLCRRQGTKLFLKGERCYTEKCAVEKRENAPGKSSQSRRVRKLSNYAIQLKEKQKMKDMYGLLEKQFSNLFEKAEKKHGVTGENFIQFLERRLDNIVYRLGFANSRAKARQLVRHSHILVNGKKVNIPSYMAELNDVIEVRGKSQSINELKELKEEEREVNVPSWLEADIKNLKGKVVKLPSKEDIDMPIDEKLVVEFYSR; encoded by the coding sequence ATGGCTAGATATACGGGTCCTGTTTGTCGGCTATGCCGAAGACAGGGAACCAAGTTATTTTTAAAGGGAGAAAGGTGTTATACTGAAAAATGTGCAGTTGAAAAAAGAGAAAATGCACCAGGTAAAAGTTCCCAAAGCAGAAGAGTGAGAAAATTATCAAACTATGCCATTCAGTTGAAAGAAAAACAGAAGATGAAAGATATGTATGGTCTTTTAGAAAAACAATTTAGTAATCTTTTTGAAAAGGCAGAGAAGAAACATGGAGTAACCGGTGAGAACTTTATTCAGTTTTTAGAAAGAAGATTGGATAATATTGTTTACCGTTTGGGTTTTGCCAATTCGAGAGCAAAAGCCAGGCAGCTTGTTAGACATTCCCATATTTTGGTAAATGGTAAAAAAGTTAACATACCTTCCTATATGGCAGAATTAAATGATGTTATAGAAGTCAGGGGAAAAAGCCAGAGTATTAATGAATTGAAAGAACTAAAAGAAGAAGAGAGAGAAGTTAATGTTCCTTCGTGGCTAGAAGCCGATATTAAAAATTTAAAAGGGAAAGTGGTTAAGCTTCCTTCTAAAGAAGACATTGATATGCCTATTGATGAAAAGCTAGTCGTTGAATTCTATTCCAGATAA
- the map gene encoding type I methionyl aminopeptidase gives MVIIKTDKEIQQIKKSCQLTANTLKYISDKVKPGIKTIDIDKMAEDYIIKHGGKPSFKGYGPEGNEFPSSACISINDEIVHGIPGERILREGDIVSIDIGTYLNGYYGDSAVTVAVGKISKVAEELIKTTKECLYEGIKKAQNGNYLGDIGYAIQTLAEKRNFSVVREFVGHGVGLKVHEDPQIPNYGRPKTGMKLEKGMVIAIEPMINEGKYQTISGSDGWTVKTADGSLSAHFEHTIAIYEKNNEILTV, from the coding sequence ATGGTTATAATAAAAACAGATAAAGAGATTCAACAGATAAAGAAAAGTTGCCAGCTAACAGCAAATACGTTAAAATATATCTCTGATAAAGTGAAACCTGGTATAAAAACTATTGATATTGATAAAATGGCAGAGGATTACATTATAAAGCATGGCGGGAAACCATCATTCAAGGGATATGGCCCTGAAGGTAATGAGTTTCCTTCATCTGCATGTATTTCCATAAATGATGAAATAGTGCATGGAATACCAGGTGAAAGAATTTTAAGAGAAGGTGATATTGTTAGTATAGATATTGGGACTTATTTAAATGGTTATTATGGAGACAGTGCTGTTACTGTGGCTGTTGGAAAGATAAGTAAAGTAGCTGAAGAATTAATTAAAACAACAAAAGAATGTTTATATGAAGGTATTAAGAAAGCACAGAATGGTAACTATTTAGGTGATATAGGTTACGCAATTCAAACTTTAGCTGAAAAAAGGAACTTTTCTGTAGTCAGGGAATTTGTTGGCCATGGTGTTGGCTTGAAGGTTCATGAAGATCCACAAATACCTAATTATGGTAGACCTAAAACAGGTATGAAATTAGAAAAAGGTATGGTAATAGCTATAGAGCCAATGATAAATGAAGGTAAATATCAAACAATCAGTGGTAGTGATGGATGGACAGTAAAAACTGCTGATGGAAGTTTGTCAGCTCATTTTGAACATACTATAGCAATATATGAAAAAAATAATGAAATATTAACAGTATGA
- the rpsK gene encoding 30S ribosomal protein S11 codes for MATKKQAKKVRKKKVRKNILKGIVHIQSTFNNTIVAISDTEGNIVSWASAGSIGNKGSKKSTSFAAQRTAEEAGKKAMDQGMRDIDVYVKGPGSGRETAIRSLQAIGFKINTIRDVTPIPHNGCRPPKQRRV; via the coding sequence TTGGCTACAAAAAAGCAGGCAAAAAAAGTCAGAAAGAAAAAAGTAAGAAAGAATATATTAAAAGGCATTGTACACATTCAATCAACTTTTAATAATACCATTGTAGCTATTTCAGATACGGAAGGAAATATTGTTTCCTGGGCAAGTGCAGGATCTATTGGAAATAAGGGAAGTAAAAAAAGTACTTCGTTTGCAGCACAAAGAACAGCTGAGGAAGCCGGGAAAAAAGCAATGGATCAAGGTATGAGAGATATAGATGTGTATGTAAAAGGTCCTGGATCCGGGAGAGAAACGGCTATACGCTCATTACAGGCAATTGGTTTCAAAATAAATACAATAAGAGATGTTACACCGATACCACATAATGGTTGCAGACCTCCTAAACAGCGTAGAGTTTAG
- the rpmJ gene encoding 50S ribosomal protein L36 produces the protein MKVRTSVKKICEKCKLIRRHGKIMVICNNPKHKQKQGK, from the coding sequence ATGAAAGTCAGAACATCTGTAAAAAAGATTTGTGAAAAATGTAAATTAATAAGAAGACATGGAAAAATAATGGTAATATGCAATAATCCCAAGCATAAACAAAAACAGGGAAAATAA
- a CDS encoding energy-coupling factor transporter ATPase: MLINLKNVSYTYNLNMPFETDALKSINLKIKRGEFVGIIGHTGCGKTTLLQMFNGLLEPTEGKVFIDGVDIHQNKAKLKEIRKIVGLTFQYPENQLFEETVFKEIAFGPKNTGIKDINQLERRVRKAMKMVEMDYSMYKDKSPFSLSGGEMRRVAIASILAIEPDVIILDEPTASLDPQNRKKLLKLIKDLHISFQKTIILVSHNMEVVAELSQRIIVMENGRIVMDDTPKAIFRDNVERLETIGLSLPQITYIMHKLKTMGRPVDSGVLTLEEAESEIINLINKRR, from the coding sequence ATGCTTATTAATCTAAAAAATGTTTCATATACCTATAATTTAAATATGCCATTTGAAACTGATGCTTTAAAGTCAATTAATTTAAAGATTAAAAGAGGGGAATTTGTTGGAATTATCGGACATACAGGGTGTGGGAAAACTACACTTCTGCAAATGTTTAATGGTCTGCTGGAACCTACTGAGGGAAAAGTATTCATTGATGGAGTAGATATACATCAAAATAAGGCAAAGCTTAAGGAAATAAGAAAAATAGTTGGGCTTACTTTTCAGTACCCCGAAAATCAGTTGTTTGAAGAGACTGTCTTTAAGGAAATTGCTTTTGGACCAAAAAATACAGGAATAAAAGATATTAATCAGTTGGAGAGAAGGGTCAGGAAGGCAATGAAAATGGTTGAAATGGATTATTCTATGTATAAGGACAAATCACCATTTAGCTTAAGCGGTGGTGAAATGCGTAGAGTTGCAATCGCAAGTATTCTGGCAATTGAACCAGATGTTATTATCTTAGATGAACCAACCGCAAGTCTTGATCCTCAAAACCGTAAAAAATTACTAAAATTAATCAAGGATCTTCATATATCTTTTCAAAAGACAATTATATTAGTTTCACATAATATGGAAGTAGTTGCAGAGTTATCGCAAAGAATAATAGTTATGGAAAACGGAAGAATTGTAATGGACGACACACCGAAAGCAATTTTTAGGGATAATGTAGAGAGGTTAGAAACAATAGGGTTATCATTGCCTCAGATTACATATATTATGCATAAATTAAAAACAATGGGAAGGCCTGTTGACTCAGGTGTTTTAACACTGGAAGAAGCAGAAAGTGAAATTATAAACTTAATAAATAAGAGAAGGTAA
- the rplM gene encoding 50S ribosomal protein L13, with translation MKTFREKQENIQRNWYLFDAKGKILGRLATEVASILRGKNKVVFDQSQDLGDYVVVINAEKVKVTGNKAEQKLYRHHTGYPGSLKEVKFEEMIEKKPEMVIEKAVKGMLPKNKLSRSVMKKLKVYRGDKHPHTAQEVIVIN, from the coding sequence TTGAAGACATTTAGAGAAAAACAGGAAAATATACAAAGAAATTGGTATCTGTTTGATGCAAAAGGAAAGATATTGGGCAGACTTGCTACAGAAGTAGCATCTATTTTAAGGGGAAAAAATAAAGTTGTATTTGATCAATCACAAGATTTAGGTGATTATGTCGTTGTAATTAATGCCGAAAAAGTTAAAGTGACTGGTAATAAAGCAGAACAAAAATTGTATAGACATCACACCGGTTATCCAGGATCATTAAAAGAAGTAAAGTTTGAAGAAATGATAGAAAAAAAACCAGAAATGGTTATTGAAAAAGCAGTTAAAGGAATGTTACCTAAAAATAAGCTAAGTCGTTCAGTAATGAAAAAGCTTAAAGTGTACCGTGGAGATAAACACCCGCATACTGCTCAAGAAGTTATTGTTATAAACTAA
- the rpsM gene encoding 30S ribosomal protein S13 — translation MARISGVDIPNNKNIDCALTYIYGIGYTLSRKILTEAGINFETKVKDLKDEEINKIRDLIGKDLKVEGELRSQRTADIKRLMEIGSYRGLRHKRSLPVRGQRTSTNARTRKGPRRTVGIKRSK, via the coding sequence ATGGCTAGGATTAGCGGTGTTGACATACCAAATAATAAAAATATAGATTGTGCATTGACATATATATATGGTATTGGATATACATTATCAAGAAAGATACTGACTGAAGCAGGTATTAACTTTGAAACTAAAGTAAAAGATTTAAAGGATGAAGAGATTAACAAAATTAGGGATTTGATTGGCAAAGACCTTAAGGTTGAAGGAGAACTAAGAAGTCAAAGAACTGCAGATATAAAAAGGTTAATGGAAATTGGTTCTTATCGGGGATTAAGACATAAAAGAAGCTTGCCTGTTAGAGGACAACGAACAAGTACTAATGCGAGAACAAGAAAAGGACCACGAAGAACTGTTGGTATTAAAAGAAGTAAGTAA
- the truA gene encoding tRNA pseudouridine(38-40) synthase TruA has product MENTKNIKLIIAYDGTNYYGWQKQKNRKTIQGTIEKVIRNITGENRIKLNGSGRTDAGVHAIGQVANFITKSSMPVNKWTLVLNHNLPGDIRVRKAQSVSMDFHARYSAKSKIYKYFIMNRSLFDTRFSSKVVFMRNYYYFLNKQLDIHRMIETSKYLYGYHDFSALSCLNKKKNDRRVNRLRTIKSINIKKNKQIVCFTIEADAFLYKMMRLIVGTLINFSMNKREPKEIINILEGKNNQKSGIVLPPNGLYLIKVRY; this is encoded by the coding sequence ATGGAAAATACAAAAAATATTAAACTTATAATTGCTTATGATGGAACAAATTATTACGGTTGGCAAAAACAAAAAAACAGAAAAACAATTCAAGGAACAATTGAGAAGGTTATAAGGAATATTACTGGAGAAAATAGAATAAAGCTAAATGGATCAGGTCGTACAGATGCCGGTGTGCATGCCATAGGTCAAGTTGCTAATTTTATCACAAAAAGCTCAATGCCTGTAAATAAATGGACACTTGTACTAAACCATAATCTGCCGGGTGATATAAGGGTTAGAAAGGCACAATCTGTTAGTATGGATTTTCATGCAAGGTATAGTGCGAAAAGCAAAATTTACAAGTATTTCATAATGAACAGAAGTTTATTCGATACCAGGTTTTCTTCAAAAGTTGTCTTTATGAGAAATTATTATTATTTTCTTAATAAACAATTAGACATTCATAGAATGATAGAAACTTCCAAATATCTTTATGGCTATCATGATTTTAGTGCTCTTAGTTGCTTGAATAAAAAGAAAAATGACAGGAGAGTAAACAGATTAAGAACTATTAAAAGCATCAATATTAAGAAAAATAAGCAAATAGTTTGTTTTACAATTGAAGCAGATGCTTTTTTATATAAAATGATGAGACTAATTGTTGGAACATTAATAAATTTTTCAATGAATAAACGTGAACCAAAGGAAATAATAAATATTCTTGAAGGAAAAAATAATCAAAAATCAGGAATAGTGTTGCCACCAAATGGACTGTACTTAATAAAGGTAAGATATTAG
- the rpsI gene encoding 30S ribosomal protein S9, translating to MTINRFYGTGRRKTSIAKVWLYPGKGNISINNKPLNEYFPNNNDVIIAEEPLRLVNKMEEVDVNIKVTGGGTTGQSGAVRHGIARALVEYDHSLRPVLKKEKMLERDARMKERKKYGKKGARASYQFSKR from the coding sequence TTGACGATTAACAGATTTTATGGCACTGGAAGAAGAAAAACCTCAATTGCCAAGGTTTGGTTATATCCTGGCAAAGGTAATATCTCTATTAATAATAAACCTTTAAATGAATATTTCCCCAATAATAATGATGTAATAATAGCTGAAGAACCTTTGCGCTTGGTTAATAAAATGGAAGAAGTGGATGTTAATATTAAAGTAACCGGTGGTGGCACTACCGGACAAAGTGGGGCAGTTAGACATGGAATAGCCAGGGCATTGGTAGAATATGATCATTCGCTCAGACCAGTTTTAAAGAAAGAAAAAATGCTGGAACGTGATGCTCGAATGAAAGAAAGAAAAAAATATGGCAAAAAAGGCGCAAGGGCAAGTTATCAATTTTCAAAGAGATAA
- a CDS encoding energy-coupling factor transporter transmembrane component T has translation MKFIRNLTIGQYIHKESTIHRLDPRIKILITLFIIITIFLINTWVGFLVVGIYLFSGIALSKVNPKYVLLGLRPLLFLIILTLLIHFFTTQGEVILRIWILSITKEGLIRGFFIATRLFLLIIATSWLTLTTSPIGLTDGIERLLSIFKSIKVPAHEIAMMMTIALRFIPTLMEETEKIIKAQVARGADFDSGNIINRIKNMIPIIIPLFINAFHRADELAIAMEARCYRGGNGRTHYRTLSIKRNDKLFFIISFLVIILAFVFGKY, from the coding sequence ATGAAATTTATTAGAAATTTAACAATTGGCCAATATATTCACAAGGAATCAACTATTCACAGATTAGATCCGAGAATTAAAATATTAATAACCTTATTTATAATTATTACAATATTTTTAATTAATACATGGGTAGGTTTTTTGGTTGTTGGTATATATCTATTTAGTGGGATAGCCCTGTCAAAGGTTAATCCAAAATATGTATTGTTGGGCTTAAGGCCATTGTTATTCTTAATAATACTGACATTATTAATACATTTTTTTACAACACAAGGAGAAGTTATTTTAAGAATATGGATTCTATCAATTACAAAAGAAGGTTTGATTCGCGGATTTTTTATTGCAACCAGATTATTTTTATTAATTATAGCAACTTCATGGTTAACACTGACCACTTCTCCAATTGGCTTAACAGATGGAATTGAAAGGCTATTGTCTATTTTTAAAAGTATTAAAGTACCAGCTCATGAGATAGCAATGATGATGACAATCGCACTTCGTTTTATTCCAACTTTGATGGAAGAAACAGAAAAAATAATAAAAGCTCAAGTTGCTCGTGGTGCAGATTTTGACAGTGGTAATATTATAAACCGTATAAAGAACATGATTCCTATAATTATTCCATTATTCATAAATGCATTCCATCGTGCTGATGAGTTAGCAATTGCAATGGAAGCAAGGTGTTATAGAGGAGGAAATGGAAGAACACATTATCGAACGTTATCAATAAAGAGAAATGATAAGTTGTTTTTCATTATAAGTTTTTTGGTGATAATATTAGCATTTGTATTTGGAAAGTATTAG
- the infA gene encoding translation initiation factor IF-1 — MGKEKYVEMKGTVTQALPNATFKVELENGCEVLAHISGKIRMHFIRILPGDKVKVEISPYDLSRGRIIYRL, encoded by the coding sequence ATGGGTAAAGAAAAATATGTAGAAATGAAAGGAACTGTAACCCAGGCACTACCTAATGCAACTTTTAAAGTTGAATTAGAGAATGGTTGCGAAGTATTAGCACATATATCTGGTAAGATTAGAATGCATTTTATACGTATATTGCCTGGAGATAAGGTAAAAGTTGAAATTTCTCCATATGATTTAAGTAGAGGTAGAATTATATATCGATTATAA
- the cdaA gene encoding diadenylate cyclase CdaA → MSLNISVLDILDIVLITFILYNVFLLIKDTPAVQIIKGFVVLFIFSFIANWLGLRTINWLIKGLMAMLVVAIPIIFQPELRRLLLKMGKGGFLSNIPLFRQGEETKQWEELINGIIMVVPMLSAEKNGALIVLEREVGLQDILETGITLNSDFSSELLYSIFLPNSPLHDGAVIIRNNRIAGANCILPLTKRTDLKKYLGTRHRAAIGLSETTDALIVVVSEERGAITVAIDGKLTRPMKPQLLKKFLQKLYHPKRIKLFDSAKKGNQKND, encoded by the coding sequence ATGTCTTTAAATATATCTGTGTTGGATATTTTAGATATTGTTTTAATAACTTTTATTCTTTATAATGTTTTTCTATTAATAAAAGACACACCTGCTGTCCAAATTATTAAAGGATTTGTGGTTCTTTTTATTTTTTCTTTTATTGCTAATTGGCTGGGATTGAGAACAATAAATTGGTTAATAAAAGGCTTGATGGCGATGCTTGTAGTAGCAATCCCAATTATATTCCAACCAGAACTAAGAAGATTATTATTAAAAATGGGTAAAGGTGGTTTCCTGAGTAATATACCATTATTTAGACAGGGAGAGGAAACAAAACAGTGGGAAGAGCTAATTAATGGTATTATTATGGTCGTGCCAATGCTTTCTGCAGAAAAAAATGGAGCCCTAATTGTATTAGAAAGAGAAGTTGGATTACAAGATATTTTAGAAACTGGAATTACTTTAAATAGTGATTTTTCCTCAGAATTGCTTTATTCCATTTTCCTGCCAAATTCACCATTGCATGATGGTGCAGTTATTATAAGGAATAACAGAATTGCGGGAGCAAACTGTATATTGCCTTTGACAAAAAGAACTGATTTAAAAAAATATTTAGGAACAAGGCACAGGGCAGCAATAGGATTAAGTGAAACTACCGATGCTTTAATTGTAGTAGTTTCGGAAGAAAGAGGCGCTATTACTGTTGCTATTGATGGAAAACTGACAAGACCAATGAAGCCACAATTACTCAAAAAATTTTTACAGAAATTATATCACCCAAAAAGGATAAAATTATTCGATTCAGCAAAAAAAGGTAATCAAAAAAATGATTAA